The following proteins are encoded in a genomic region of Saccharopolyspora antimicrobica:
- a CDS encoding DNA-binding response regulator — MITVVVVDDHPAVVAGVRAWCGLADPPIKVLDSGPAVSVAWLEPGATADVVIFDLQLDVTGPAYGDLKRLVDAGRQVVIYSMRADRETVLTCLDIGAFTYLTKAEGEDHLVAAVQAAAGNTPYLPPSLSGAFGTDDRPHRPRLSPREAEVLLEWFHCESKEMVARRLNLTVHRVNSCLERVRVKYANVGREAPTKAALVARAIQDGLVRADEL, encoded by the coding sequence GTGATCACGGTAGTGGTGGTCGACGACCATCCCGCGGTGGTGGCGGGGGTCCGCGCGTGGTGCGGGCTGGCCGATCCGCCGATCAAGGTGCTCGATTCCGGCCCGGCGGTGTCGGTGGCGTGGCTGGAACCCGGCGCGACCGCGGACGTGGTGATCTTCGACCTGCAGCTCGACGTCACCGGCCCGGCGTACGGCGACCTCAAGCGCTTGGTGGACGCCGGGCGCCAAGTGGTGATCTACAGCATGCGGGCGGACCGGGAGACCGTGCTGACCTGCCTGGACATCGGTGCGTTCACCTACCTGACGAAGGCCGAGGGAGAGGATCACCTGGTGGCGGCGGTGCAGGCGGCGGCGGGCAACACCCCGTACCTGCCGCCGTCGTTGTCCGGTGCGTTCGGCACCGACGACCGCCCGCACCGCCCCCGGTTGTCGCCTCGGGAGGCCGAGGTGCTGCTGGAGTGGTTCCACTGCGAGTCCAAGGAGATGGTCGCGCGCCGGTTGAACCTGACCGTGCACCGCGTGAACTCCTGCTTGGAGCGGGTCCGGGTGAAGTACGCCAACGTCGGCCGGGAGGCCCCGACGAAGGCAGCGCTGGTGGCCCGCGCGATCCAGGACGGTCTGGTGCGCGCCGACGAGCTCTGA
- a CDS encoding response regulator — protein METERIRVGVVEDHPLYRAAVTRVLEEAPDIVVDAVAESVAQFAARSRWPGSIVVLDLGIPGVRGAAAVMEMVRRGHPVLVVTAQTDRAEVLGAMLAGARGFLGKDADGEEILHAVREVAAGRSHVASKLADVVLEAAPLKRSPGARIDLSHREAEVLARLAAGERDQDIAVGLRISIRTVRSYLDRIRDKTGLRRRPALTAYAIEHGFATCSAPDRLSA, from the coding sequence GTGGAGACCGAGCGGATTCGAGTCGGGGTGGTGGAGGACCACCCGCTGTACCGGGCAGCGGTGACCAGGGTGCTCGAGGAGGCCCCGGACATCGTGGTGGACGCGGTCGCGGAGTCGGTCGCGCAGTTCGCCGCGCGCAGCCGGTGGCCGGGCAGCATCGTCGTCCTGGATCTCGGGATCCCGGGGGTGCGGGGCGCCGCCGCGGTGATGGAGATGGTGCGCCGAGGGCACCCGGTGCTGGTCGTGACGGCGCAGACCGATCGTGCCGAGGTGCTCGGCGCGATGCTGGCCGGGGCCCGGGGATTCCTGGGCAAGGACGCCGATGGCGAGGAGATCCTGCACGCCGTCCGGGAGGTCGCGGCCGGGCGCAGTCACGTCGCGTCGAAGCTGGCGGACGTCGTGCTCGAAGCGGCTCCGCTCAAGCGCAGTCCGGGTGCCCGCATCGATCTCTCGCACCGCGAGGCCGAGGTCCTCGCCAGGCTCGCGGCGGGGGAACGCGACCAGGACATCGCGGTTGGTCTGCGGATCAGCATTCGCACCGTGCGGTCCTACCTGGACCGGATCCGGGACAAGACCGGCTTGCGCCGCCGCCCCGCGCTGACCGCTTATGCGATCGAGCACGGTTTCGCCACCTGCTCGGCCCCCGACCGCTTGTCGGCCTGA
- a CDS encoding sensor histidine kinase: MILVASLCLMVLLVLSVRLAHRAGYRHGRRCERDVLNRYLHDRVLPTLEAFALGSRSDVSAAPARLAELRQAAKEQAALIRRDMAAAPAAGRARLGPELVALIEDLSRSRLRAELIRAEVDDTLSAPQRTAVRDAAGEALRNTLKHSGTDRAEVRVAERDGGISVTVRDRGAGFDPDRKPGFGIAESIKARMAEVGGSARVESRPDWGTQVTLWVPQS; the protein is encoded by the coding sequence ATGATCCTCGTCGCTTCGCTCTGCTTGATGGTGCTGCTGGTGCTCAGCGTCCGGCTCGCGCACCGCGCTGGTTACCGGCACGGTCGCCGCTGCGAGCGGGACGTGTTGAACCGGTACCTGCACGACCGGGTTCTGCCGACGTTGGAGGCGTTCGCGCTGGGCAGCAGGTCGGATGTGAGCGCGGCTCCGGCCCGTCTCGCCGAGTTGCGCCAGGCCGCCAAGGAGCAGGCCGCGCTGATCCGCCGGGACATGGCCGCCGCTCCCGCCGCCGGCCGCGCACGGCTGGGGCCCGAGCTGGTCGCGCTGATCGAGGACCTGTCGCGCAGCAGGCTGCGCGCCGAGCTGATCCGCGCCGAGGTGGACGACACGCTGTCGGCGCCGCAGCGGACCGCGGTGCGCGATGCCGCGGGCGAGGCGCTGCGGAACACCTTGAAGCACAGCGGCACCGATCGGGCGGAAGTTCGGGTGGCGGAGCGCGATGGCGGGATCTCGGTGACCGTTCGCGACCGCGGTGCGGGGTTCGACCCGGACCGCAAGCCGGGGTTCGGCATCGCGGAGTCGATCAAGGCGCGGATGGCCGAGGTCGGCGGTTCGGCGCGGGTGGAGTCCCGTCCGGACTGGGGCACGCAGGTCACGTTGTGGGTTCCGCAGTCGTGA
- a CDS encoding S8 family serine peptidase, producing the protein MRSALVAAVLVSGFVVAPAASAQCASPAGVYAESMGWAQRLTDASETWPLADGSGQLVAVVGTGIDAGNAQFAPGQVVPGSDLGDCDGRGTFAAGIVGAQQVPDTAFAGMAPGARLLGIRYTETTTGGGAPSPNALAGAIGRAVDAGATVVLVAVPASSTSPALEAAVRDALSRNAVVVSPAVGDEPEARSYPADLPGVLAVGALDESGAAVQGEAGDHLSIAAPGADLVGISAGARGLGHRWGVDLPAFSAAYVAGAAALVRSYRPELDAKQVADRLARTASRPPNGYDTRLGWGVLNVRSAVTTELADDPSALELPPPAPEAPTVRPAAGPPPLPDHSPLSGWLALLGIATAALAVVARATIRLGRARRWRPGSDT; encoded by the coding sequence GTGAGGTCCGCGCTCGTGGCCGCCGTGCTGGTCAGCGGTTTCGTCGTCGCCCCGGCTGCCTCAGCGCAGTGCGCGTCCCCGGCCGGGGTGTACGCGGAATCGATGGGCTGGGCGCAGCGGCTCACCGATGCGTCGGAGACGTGGCCGCTGGCCGACGGTTCCGGGCAGCTGGTGGCGGTCGTCGGCACCGGGATCGACGCGGGCAACGCGCAGTTCGCGCCGGGCCAGGTGGTGCCGGGTTCGGATCTCGGTGACTGCGACGGCCGCGGCACGTTCGCCGCTGGCATCGTGGGTGCGCAGCAGGTTCCGGACACGGCTTTCGCCGGGATGGCACCGGGAGCCCGGCTGCTCGGGATCAGGTACACCGAGACGACCACCGGTGGAGGTGCGCCTTCTCCGAACGCGCTGGCAGGTGCGATCGGGCGCGCAGTGGACGCCGGTGCCACGGTCGTGCTGGTCGCCGTGCCCGCATCGAGCACGAGCCCGGCGTTGGAGGCGGCGGTGCGCGATGCACTGTCCCGCAACGCAGTGGTCGTCTCCCCCGCTGTGGGCGACGAACCGGAGGCCCGCTCGTACCCGGCCGATCTCCCGGGTGTGCTGGCGGTCGGCGCGCTCGACGAATCCGGTGCGGCGGTGCAGGGCGAGGCCGGCGATCACCTGTCGATCGCCGCGCCCGGTGCTGATCTGGTCGGCATTTCGGCCGGTGCGCGTGGTTTGGGGCACCGCTGGGGTGTCGATCTCCCGGCGTTCTCCGCGGCCTACGTCGCCGGTGCCGCGGCTCTGGTGCGTTCCTACCGCCCCGAGCTCGACGCGAAGCAGGTCGCCGATCGCCTGGCCAGGACCGCCAGCCGGCCACCGAACGGCTACGACACCCGTCTGGGCTGGGGTGTGCTGAACGTGCGTTCTGCGGTGACCACCGAGCTCGCCGATGACCCGTCGGCACTGGAACTTCCGCCACCTGCGCCCGAAGCACCGACGGTGCGCCCGGCCGCGGGTCCGCCACCGCTGCCCGACCATTCCCCGCTGTCGGGCTGGCTGGCCCTGCTCGGCATCGCGACGGCAGCTCTGGCGGTGGTCGCGCGGGCAACCATCCGGCTGGGCCGGGCACGCCGCTGGCGTCCCGGCTCCGACACCTGA
- a CDS encoding alpha/beta hydrolase produces MTRFAVNHTALDTAAQSLPDQVAVLGEARRHLTARTLSTNAFANVPGSQHAQAGHLGNIQAGEENLRVSSGRLSGMIDGIKASNAAVRRWDAQKAAEIKKLNPDLVVPVLNGGAGSSIAERNSASRARIELARDAAEEEMRKLQGSVGPVNREAEIQQLREKIAAYDEILNSNTQILSFDGDGRMVALVGKLDADTRSVAVLVPGMNTGVEDFARYTETVGSYTQADTSGRTASVLWMNGDFPQGLIQASGAGASQEMAPRLADFVNNDLRPQLGEDAKVTVIGHSYGGAIVGLADAAGMRADNVVHVASAGMGSGVTELTNPYPENRYSVTMERDPIQWAQGRAHGPDPDDFPGVIPLPSSRDNDGWFLPDVGSHSSILAPGTDSWNDINSVVNGSIHNSQVLH; encoded by the coding sequence ATGACGCGGTTCGCGGTGAACCACACCGCCCTCGACACGGCGGCGCAGTCGCTGCCCGACCAAGTGGCGGTGCTCGGAGAAGCCCGCCGCCACCTCACCGCGCGCACGCTGAGCACGAACGCGTTCGCGAACGTGCCCGGATCGCAGCACGCCCAGGCCGGGCACCTCGGCAACATCCAGGCGGGCGAGGAGAACCTGCGGGTGTCCTCCGGCCGCCTGAGCGGGATGATCGACGGGATCAAGGCGTCGAACGCCGCGGTCCGCCGGTGGGACGCGCAGAAGGCCGCCGAGATCAAGAAGCTTAACCCGGACCTGGTCGTACCGGTCCTGAACGGGGGAGCGGGCAGCTCCATCGCCGAGCGCAACTCCGCCAGCCGGGCCCGGATCGAGCTCGCGCGCGACGCGGCCGAGGAGGAGATGCGCAAGCTGCAGGGCAGTGTCGGGCCGGTCAACCGCGAGGCGGAGATCCAGCAGCTCCGGGAGAAGATCGCCGCCTACGACGAGATCCTCAACAGCAACACCCAGATCCTCAGCTTCGACGGGGACGGCCGGATGGTGGCGCTGGTCGGCAAGCTCGACGCCGACACCCGGTCGGTGGCGGTGCTGGTGCCCGGCATGAACACCGGGGTGGAGGACTTCGCCCGCTACACCGAGACCGTCGGCAGCTACACCCAGGCCGACACCAGCGGGCGCACCGCATCGGTGCTGTGGATGAACGGCGACTTCCCGCAGGGACTGATCCAGGCCAGCGGCGCGGGGGCGTCGCAGGAGATGGCGCCGCGGCTGGCCGACTTCGTCAACAACGACCTGCGGCCGCAGCTGGGCGAGGACGCCAAGGTCACCGTGATCGGGCACAGCTACGGCGGAGCGATCGTCGGCCTGGCCGACGCCGCGGGCATGCGGGCGGACAACGTGGTCCACGTGGCCTCGGCCGGCATGGGCTCGGGCGTCACGGAACTGACCAACCCGTACCCGGAGAACCGGTACTCGGTGACGATGGAACGTGACCCGATCCAATGGGCGCAGGGCCGCGCCCACGGGCCGGACCCGGACGACTTCCCCGGCGTGATCCCGCTGCCCTCCAGCCGCGACAACGACGGCTGGTTCCTGCCGGACGTGGGTTCGCACAGCAGCATCCTGGCGCCGGGCACGGACTCCTGGAACGACATCAACAGCGTGGTCAACGGATCCATCCACAACTCCCAGGTGCTGCACTGA
- a CDS encoding transglycosylase SLT domain-containing protein — protein sequence MPALTDQQIAQHAANAGFSGDDLQIAVAVALAESKGDPAAIGDVSLQTEAFGPSVGLWQIRSVNPGHGNAFDRAHRNEAANADPATNARNAYAIFREHGWGQWSTYTEGQYRRFMDRARNATSGGGAVRARQASNSSGFQGEIAKFFDAAAKLVEGTRKPLLNASQALSHGAASQNAFGRVQASAAAAGAHQANISSTCESTRRALAADQKFRDDLDWAARMIRQHDDRAAHAQQGQRTLIDQV from the coding sequence ATGCCAGCGCTCACCGATCAGCAGATCGCCCAGCACGCCGCCAACGCCGGGTTCAGCGGCGACGACCTGCAGATCGCCGTCGCCGTCGCGCTCGCCGAATCCAAGGGCGACCCGGCCGCGATCGGCGACGTGTCACTGCAGACCGAAGCCTTCGGCCCCTCGGTCGGCCTGTGGCAGATCCGGTCGGTGAACCCCGGCCACGGCAACGCCTTCGACCGCGCGCACCGCAACGAGGCTGCCAACGCGGACCCGGCGACCAACGCCCGCAACGCCTACGCGATCTTCCGCGAGCACGGGTGGGGCCAGTGGTCGACCTACACCGAAGGGCAGTACCGGCGGTTCATGGACCGGGCGCGCAACGCGACCTCCGGCGGCGGTGCGGTCCGCGCCCGGCAGGCCTCGAACAGCAGCGGATTCCAGGGCGAGATCGCGAAGTTCTTCGACGCCGCGGCCAAACTCGTCGAAGGAACCCGGAAACCGCTGCTGAACGCCTCACAAGCGCTCAGCCACGGCGCGGCGTCGCAGAACGCGTTCGGCAGGGTGCAGGCCTCCGCCGCGGCCGCCGGCGCGCACCAGGCCAACATCTCGAGCACCTGCGAGAGCACCCGCCGGGCGCTGGCCGCCGACCAGAAGTTCCGCGACGACCTGGACTGGGCGGCGCGGATGATCCGGCAGCACGACGACCGCGCCGCACACGCCCAGCAGGGCCAGCGGACCCTGATCGACCAGGTCTGA